TTTATTAAATAATTTTCATTCCAACTGAATGTGTTATTTTTTAAATCTGATGATTTAACTAATGGCAATATTCTACTCTTTTCTATTCCGTTAAGCTCTTTCCCTTTCTTTATAAATATTTTGTCGGCACCAGTTGCAACACCAATACCTATTTCAAAACCTTGTTCTTCAACTCCAACTAATGCAATATCATTTATATTATAATGCAAGAATAAGTTTTGCCAAGAATAAGTTTTTGGATTTTCTACTTGTGTAAATTGAATATTACTAAAATCAATTGTTTTTGAATTGTCTTCACAGAAAAGAACCTTTTCGGATTTTGTATTGTTTTGAATGGTTGTAATACAAGGATATGCCGTAACTGTTTCATCAAATGGGGATGATTTTTCAATATTTAAAATCTTTTTGAGATTGTAATTAGTTGAAATCTGTTCTCTTAAAATTTTACCATATTGATTGTATAACCATCTGTTTGAGCAAATAAAAGACAGTAACCCATTTGGCTTTAATAACCGAAGTGAATTTTCATAGAATGGTATGTATAAATCTGCCCTGTATTTAAATGTGTTGAATTTTTGTCTGTAAATTTCTTTCTCAAATTCGGGTATTATTTCGTGACGTATGTATGGAGGATTTCCAACTACACAATCGTATTTTAAATTAAAATCGTGAGTTAAAAAATTTGTGTTTACACAAATTTTAGAACTCACATTATTTTTTTGATTAGTTAATTGAAAAATCAATTCATCAATATCATTGCATAAATTTGAAAAGGCTTTTTTGTCTAACTCTACAAATGTCAAATTACGGACAAGACAATCTATAAATGAAAAATTATATGTAGAAGATGATTTGAATAAACGGTTGATTATTTCGGTAGCAAATGCTCCTTTACCTGAAGCAGGTTCTAAAATTGTTATATTCCTTAAATCAATCTGCGATAAATAACCTACTTCGTCCAAAATAAATTGAACGACATTTTTATTTGTAAAAATTTCTCCGTGATTTCTCCCGTTTCTTCTTTCCATAGTCATTATTGGTTAAACTCGTGAAGTTGTCCAGCTAATTGCCCTATGAAAGAGTGTAGAAATGCTTCTATTGAAATACTTTCTTCAACATTACCATATTCAAAGTTATCCTTTGACCATAATAAACAGCATTGAGAATAGTGTCTTTCAAGCATCAATTTTTGACAAAATAATCGATACCTGTCAATGTAAGATGTATTATGAAATTCTTCAAATACCTTAAAATAAGGTTCAGAAATTCGAACTGGTGAAGTTGATTTTTGAGATTTCTCAACAATCATCAAATAGCCTAACCAAGGTGCAGATTGATTTGGATATGCTTTTTCACGAAAAGCAGTCCATAAGTCAATTGCACTTCCTAATGCTTCTTCTGTTCGGTTATTAAAGTTGTTACCAAACGAACCAACTTGAGATTTAAGTTCAATAACTGCAATAAGTTTTTTTGTTGGAGTTATGATAAGCATATCCCAATCTTTTGTCGGTCTAAAATAACCTGGTAATTGGTTTCCTTTGGTATATATGCAAGTTTCAGGTATTCCAATGTCAAATGCAACCTTGTATAGTAATTCGATAAAACCATTCAATTGTTTGCCACCAGTTACAGCACTTCTATTGCCTGTATCGTTTACTTCTCTGTCACCTTGTTCTGTTTTCTGTTTGTTTCTTGTTTCCCAGAAATACTGTATGGCTGATTGAATTAGTCCGTTATATTTTTCTATGTCCATTTATTCGTTTTATTGTCTATGCAAAGTTACAAATTTTAGTCGCAAATTTGTCGGTTATGCGGTCTCTTAATATTGCACCCAACGTTCCCTTGCTACAAGAGGTTTGGGGTTAAATTAAGCCTTATCTTCGGATTTGCCTAAACTTCCCAAATACAAGATCCTTTTTAAATTAAGCCAAATGCCCAAATCTCTTGTAGCAAGTGTTATCAGCTGGGCTTTTCGCCGTTATCTTTTTCAAAATTTATATTTTTAATAGTATTCTGATATTTCATTAACATAGTTGAAGGTAATATATTATCAAAAAGTATTTTTGAAAAGAAGCCTTGTCCTAAAAATGCTTCTCTACCATCAATTTCGATTTTAATTCCTTTGTTTTTAAAGGAAAATATTTCCTTTGGATTGTATTTTGAATTGTCTAAATATTTATGTAATTCTTTGGAACTTGACCACGATGCTTTTACTCCAAGTTCGTTAGAGAATTCAATAAGTTTATCATAATCAATTCCAATATAAATTTTTATCCTCCCTAAAACTAAATCAATTATATTTTCGTCAATTATCGGTTTTAAGAAAATAGGCTCACAAATTGTAACTCCTCTACCAGTCATTAAATCATAGAAAGGAAAAGCTTTGCATAATGATTTCATAGTAAATTGTCCGTGCATTCTCCAGTCATTTTTATAGACTCCAAGATGAACAATTCCCTCAATGCAATCATAAGCCCAATCTTTTTCATCTAATTTTTTAATTAAATTTGTGATTATAGAAAGATAAGTTTCTATTTCAAAATCATTTTCAACAATATGAACTGTTGTGTCATTATATTTTGGGTCTTTACCTTTATTATCTTTAATTATTTTTGATGCTCTTTCCGTTTTTGCATTTTGATTAAGCATCCGTTTTAATTGCTTAATAAATTTTTCATCAAACTCTTCTACTAATTCTTCTTCCTTAAAGTTTTCCTCTTTTAATTCTTTTTCTTTGATGACATCAAGTGCCTTAAAATTAGTTTCACCAGATTTTATTTCTGATATTTTTATTCCATCTTTATCCGTGATTAAGCAGTCACCTAATTGGATATTATTCGTAATGTCACAAATTAAACAAAAGGCATCTGGATTAGAATTTATTTCGTCAGCAAATTGAATTACAAATTCAAAAGATTTATCAAGTAAGTCTT
This region of Flavobacterium lacustre genomic DNA includes:
- a CDS encoding Eco57I restriction-modification methylase domain-containing protein — translated: MERRNGRNHGEIFTNKNVVQFILDEVGYLSQIDLRNITILEPASGKGAFATEIINRLFKSSSTYNFSFIDCLVRNLTFVELDKKAFSNLCNDIDELIFQLTNQKNNVSSKICVNTNFLTHDFNLKYDCVVGNPPYIRHEIIPEFEKEIYRQKFNTFKYRADLYIPFYENSLRLLKPNGLLSFICSNRWLYNQYGKILREQISTNYNLKKILNIEKSSPFDETVTAYPCITTIQNNTKSEKVLFCEDNSKTIDFSNIQFTQVENPKTYSWQNLFLHYNINDIALVGVEEQGFEIGIGVATGADKIFIKKGKELNGIEKSRILPLVKSSDLKNNTFSWNENYLINPYDKDGLCDLELYPHLQTYFNDNKDTLLKRHTAKKTPNKWYKTIDRIKPELLAKPKLLLPDLTGNKFLFIDEGNYYPHHNIYYITAENISSLKILGSILMSDFIKYQMSQIGIRMNGGLPRFQSQVLKQLKIPNIRQLSPSDKAELITAYDNQNLDNTNRIIKKYCTQHGFGKSGALVLG
- a CDS encoding PaeR7I family type II restriction endonuclease — its product is MDIEKYNGLIQSAIQYFWETRNKQKTEQGDREVNDTGNRSAVTGGKQLNGFIELLYKVAFDIGIPETCIYTKGNQLPGYFRPTKDWDMLIITPTKKLIAVIELKSQVGSFGNNFNNRTEEALGSAIDLWTAFREKAYPNQSAPWLGYLMIVEKSQKSTSPVRISEPYFKVFEEFHNTSYIDRYRLFCQKLMLERHYSQCCLLWSKDNFEYGNVEESISIEAFLHSFIGQLAGQLHEFNQ